Proteins co-encoded in one Montipora capricornis isolate CH-2021 chromosome 12, ASM3666992v2, whole genome shotgun sequence genomic window:
- the LOC138026491 gene encoding monocarboxylate transporter 8-like yields the protein MSLLRSCSKECFKLSSVVWLFKGTRFLDSSWSWVVCVSAAVCNAVNLGFTLSFGVLFRELMSYFDEARERTAFVGSAALGMTWFASPLAGYFCDRFGCRITGFLGGLLCMTSLLCSSFVRSLSLMYLTYSLVLGLGGCFLYNSYYLVIALYFKKKLSIATGIVAMGCSLGITFQGPLLQTLLDSFGWRGTFRSMSISFALASLLSLSFNPNVQDNSAAENVNNENNNKDDDGSDPNKSNIIAMYCSVWRIPTYTFVVLSLMFGSFGIYIPFIYLVKYCEDVGISAQNASRLYIYVGLASSVGRLVSGRLCNEDKVNAVYVYQSSLLLAAICAFLLPFATKYEELITFSGVYGLADGIFITTHGFILLSCVDAQRRTAAFVMNNVLFALSAAAGGPIIGLMVDNTGNYVYSFYTTSAVLLLGFLIPMVLIVIRIRRGSRVIPMDSPQAEETGRKMSQNIQTHGVACIKTDAGALNSAGTHSLSEIN from the exons atgtcTTTGCTACGAAGCTGCTCTAAAGAATGCTTCAAATTAAGCTCTGTTGTGTGGCTTTTCAAAGGAACGCGTTTTCTAGATAGTTCGTGGTCATGGGTAGTTTGCGTTTCGGCGGCCGTTTGTAATGCTGTTAACCTTGGCTTTACGCTGAGTTTCGGTGTGTTATTCCGTGAGTTGATGTCATATTTCGACGAGGCAAGAGAAAGAACAG CTTTCGTTGGCTCGGCGGCTTTGGGCATGACATGGTTCGCAAGTCCGCTGGCTGGATATTTTTGTGATCGCTTTGGTTGTCGCATCACAGGATTCCTTGGAGGGCTACTTTGTATGACAAGCTTGCTCTGTTCTTCATTTGTTCGCAGCCTTTCCCTCATGTACTTGACGTACAGTCTAGTTCTCGGGTTGGGTGGATGTTTTCTCTACAATTCGTACTATCTTGTGATAGccctttatttcaaaaagaagcTGTCCATAGCAACAGGGATCGTTGCTATGGGTTGTAGTTTAGGAATCACATTTCAAGGTCCATTGCTTCAAACTTTGCTGGACTCGTTTGGATGGCGAGGCACTTTCAGAAGCATGTCCATATCATTTGCTTTGGCAAGTTTGCTAAGCTTGAGTTTTAATCCAAACGTGCAAGATAACTCAGCGGCGGAGAATGTCAACaacgaaaacaacaacaaagatgATGATGGTAGCGATCCCAACAAGAGCAATATAATCGCCATGTACTGCAGTGTGTGGAGAATTCCTACGTATACCTTTGTGGTCCTATCGTTGATGTTTGGAAGCTTCGGCATCTACATTCCATTCATCTATTTG GTGAAGTACTGTGAAGATGTTGGAATCTCTGCACAAAATGCTTCTCGTCTCTATATTTACGTCGGCCTTGCTTCATCCGTCGGTCGGCTTGTATCAGGAAGGTTATGTAACGAAGACAAAGTGAACGCTGTTTACGTTTATCAATCCTCTTTGCTGTTAGCCGCTATTTGCGCTTTTTTGCTACCGTTTGCCACCAAATATGAGGAATTGATCACTTTTAGCGGTGTGTATGGCTTGGCTGATGGAATATTTATAACAACGCACGGTTTTATTCTACTTAGCTGCGTTGATGCCCAAAGAAGAACAGCAGCGTTTGTTATGAACAATGTACTTTTTGCCCTTTCGGCAGCAGCCGGTGGCCCCATCATTG GGCTAATGGTGGACAACACAGGGAATTACGTTTATTCATTTTACACGACGAGCGCAGTTCTACTATTAGGATTTTTAATTCCGATGGtcttaattgtaattagaaTAAGAAGGGGATCAAGAGTTATTCCCATGGATTCACCACAAGCTGAAGAAACTGGAAGAAAAATGTCCCAGAATATTCAAACGCATGGCGTTGCGTGCATAAAAACTGACGCTGGAGCCTTGAATTCAGCGGGAACGCACAGCTTGAGTGAAATCAATTAA